Below is a window of Diaminobutyricibacter sp. McL0608 DNA.
ATCCGGCATCCGTCGCCGCCATGTTCGACGCGGTCGGGTCGGAGCTCGGCGGCCTCGACGTCCTCGTGCTGAACGCATCCGGCGGCATGGAGTCCGGCATGGCCGCAGACTATGCCATGCAGCTGAACCGGGATGCCCAAGTCAACGTACTCACCGCGGCGCTCCCACTGCTTGCGCCGGGATCGCGGATCGTGTTCGTTACGAGCCACCAGGCGCATTTCATCCGCACGACGCCCACGATGCCGGAATACGAGCCGGTCGCCCTCAGTAAGCGCGCCGGCGAGGATGCGTTGCGTGCACTCATACCGTCGCTCACCGACAAGGGCATCGAATTCGTCGTCGTCTCGGGCGACATGATCGAGGGAACGATCACGGCGACACTGCTGGAGCGCGCGAACCCCGGCGCGATCAGCGCACGCAAGGACGCCGCGGGCAAGCTCTACAACGTGAGCGAATTCGCCGCCGAGGTCGCATCGGCGGCGGTCGACCCGGTGCCGGACTCCCATACCCGTTACGTCGGCGACACGTCCGACTTCGTTCCGGTGGATGATGAAAGCAACTGATCTCGACCTGCTCACCGGGGTCTCGGCCCCGACCATCCACCCGAACGGCGGGCGCGCCGTCGTCTCGGTGACGCGTCCTGACCTGGGTGCCGACGCGTACGTCGGCCAGCTCTGGACGGTCCCGCTCACCGGGCACGCGGCACCGAAGCGGTTCACCCGCGGGTTCCGCGACACGATGCCGAAGTTCTCGCCCGACGGACGGCTCATCGCGTTCCTGCGCGCGCCGGTCAAAGGCGCGGCACAGCTCTACGTCGTGGATGCGGCGGGAGGCGAACCGGTGCCGGTCACCGACCGCAAGCTCGGTGTCAGCGAGTTCGCCTGGGCGCCAGACGGACGTCAGCTCGCGTTCGTCAGTCGCGTACCGGAGGCCGGCCGCTACGGGACGGTCGAGGGCATCGATCCGAACGCGGAACCGCCGCGACACTTCACCACACTGAAATATCAGTCGAACGGGCTGGGTTACATCACAGACCGCCGGGCGCACGTCTTCCTCGTAGCGGTCCCCGATGTGTGGGGTGAGCCGGTCATGCAGCCGGCGCCGACGGCAGAGGGGGCGGCCGCGGTCGCGCCGACGGTCGTCGAACCGAAACAGCTGACGACGGGGGAGTGGGACGACTCGTCCATCGATTTCTCGCCCGACGGACGCACGGTGACGTTCATCTCGGCGCGGCACGCGAGCACTGACGACGACCTGCGGTCAGACGTCTATGCGCTTCGCCTCGACGGCAG
It encodes the following:
- a CDS encoding SDR family oxidoreductase, which gives rise to MSNPLAPGSLDGRRALVTGSSRGIGADTVRYFAEAGASVVINFRNKEARAVKLADAIREAGGTAMTVGADLTDPASVAAMFDAVGSELGGLDVLVLNASGGMESGMAADYAMQLNRDAQVNVLTAALPLLAPGSRIVFVTSHQAHFIRTTPTMPEYEPVALSKRAGEDALRALIPSLTDKGIEFVVVSGDMIEGTITATLLERANPGAISARKDAAGKLYNVSEFAAEVASAAVDPVPDSHTRYVGDTSDFVPVDDESN